A region from the Kineothrix sp. IPX-CK genome encodes:
- the melA gene encoding alpha-galactosidase produces MFIKHQEERMSRKFTFIGAGSLDFTRDLVRDILTFDAFDDCQFMLMDINEKRLQYAEEGVRRIIKAGKHKATVQMTTDRKEALRDSDGVLITILQGGVDVWRHDIEIPEKYGVDICVGDTRGPAGIFRFLRTAPVMLDIIHDIEEVCPDAIILNYTNPMAMLVSYLQSQTKLNVTGLCHSVQGTAKMLGEWIGAKEEEINYLCAGINHQAFYLKFEVNGEDAYPRIWDAIKKDEVANEEPVRIEMMKSLHYFPTESSGHNSEYNSWFRKRKDLIEKYCTHGTGWNPGEHAYILKEYLEREDTWEKEYQDWLESGQIDLERGEEYASNIFNAIFGDGTPYFFNANLKNKNYITNIEENACVEIPVVATQKGITAIKQVTLPEHLSIMINNSAKIEELAVRAAIEGDPMKVFQAILFDPLTSSVCSTDEIHSMVQEMLMKNEKYLTYFKSLKI; encoded by the coding sequence ATGTTTATAAAACATCAGGAGGAAAGAATGAGTAGAAAGTTCACATTTATAGGAGCTGGATCATTGGATTTTACAAGAGATTTGGTAAGAGACATCTTAACGTTTGACGCATTTGACGACTGTCAATTCATGCTAATGGATATTAATGAGAAAAGACTGCAATATGCCGAGGAAGGCGTAAGACGTATTATTAAGGCTGGAAAACATAAGGCAACAGTCCAAATGACAACAGACAGAAAGGAGGCATTAAGAGATTCGGATGGGGTATTGATTACGATACTTCAGGGAGGAGTAGATGTCTGGAGACATGATATTGAAATTCCTGAAAAATACGGGGTGGATATTTGTGTGGGTGATACAAGAGGACCGGCTGGTATTTTTCGTTTTTTAAGAACTGCACCAGTCATGCTGGATATCATTCATGATATAGAGGAGGTTTGCCCTGATGCGATTATCTTGAATTACACCAATCCAATGGCTATGTTGGTTAGTTATTTACAATCACAGACAAAGTTGAATGTTACTGGTTTATGCCATAGTGTGCAGGGAACTGCCAAAATGTTGGGAGAATGGATTGGAGCAAAAGAGGAAGAAATTAATTATTTGTGTGCCGGAATTAACCACCAGGCATTCTATCTTAAATTCGAGGTGAATGGAGAGGATGCATACCCTAGAATCTGGGATGCAATAAAAAAAGATGAGGTAGCAAATGAAGAACCTGTAAGAATAGAGATGATGAAAAGTTTGCATTATTTTCCTACGGAATCTTCAGGACATAATTCCGAATACAATTCTTGGTTCAGGAAACGAAAGGATTTGATCGAAAAATATTGTACACATGGAACAGGATGGAATCCGGGCGAGCATGCTTACATATTAAAAGAATATCTGGAAAGAGAGGATACCTGGGAAAAAGAGTATCAGGACTGGTTGGAATCTGGTCAGATTGATCTGGAAAGAGGAGAGGAATATGCTTCCAATATTTTTAATGCAATATTTGGAGATGGAACACCATATTTCTTTAACGCGAATCTTAAAAATAAGAACTATATTACAAATATTGAAGAGAATGCTTGTGTTGAGATTCCAGTGGTAGCTACACAAAAAGGAATCACAGCAATCAAGCAAGTTACATTACCGGAACATTTATCAATTATGATAAATAATTCTGCTAAGATTGAAGAACTTGCGGTCCGCGCGGCAATTGAAGGGGACCCGATGAAAGTATTTCAGGCAATTTTATTCGATCCTTTGACATCAAGTGTATGCAGTACAGATGAGATACACAGCATGGTACAGGAAATGTTGATGAAGAACGAAAAGTATCTGACATATTTCAAATCATTAAAAATCTAA
- a CDS encoding extracellular solute-binding protein: MRKLLCSLLVVVMVLSLAGCSSKNEESVAAGSEKTVLTFWGHQEESWNKSYETIAEQFMKENPDIEIKLEFFPYDTFESKVQTSLISQDSGCDIYELWGGWAIDFAPTGALAEIPEVMTKEILDDTYAPTTGALEYMGKLYGMPMEFNNESGGMLVNNAILQENNLKIPTSWEELVEEAKTATVREGDMFAIKGFDFANWDSVTYLLTSMILSKGGQYLAEDGTVNFNTPEAKDAFEELHKLIVTDKVADLEGLTSKSDIEGYQQVFTGTNLFVPRGPWSVADGISAFHVEYGKEFDYVEMPWYGDNTAFAAETGWSLAVSSNSKQKEAAFKFLEYFFRDDVLLQHNIQCSQIPPKKSIAQSQEFIEKMPYMKPIVGILGKAQFIGYFNTDVFKESINNAFVDYCTGIIATSEEALQNAQDNINASLK, from the coding sequence ATGCGCAAATTATTATGTAGTTTATTGGTGGTAGTAATGGTACTGAGTCTGGCCGGATGTTCCAGCAAAAATGAAGAAAGTGTAGCAGCGGGTAGTGAGAAAACGGTACTGACTTTTTGGGGGCACCAGGAGGAATCCTGGAACAAATCATATGAGACAATTGCAGAACAGTTTATGAAAGAAAATCCGGATATCGAGATTAAATTGGAATTTTTCCCATATGATACGTTTGAATCAAAGGTTCAGACATCTTTAATTTCTCAAGATAGTGGCTGCGATATCTATGAATTATGGGGGGGCTGGGCCATAGACTTTGCACCGACGGGCGCTTTAGCTGAGATTCCCGAAGTTATGACTAAGGAAATTTTGGATGACACCTATGCTCCGACAACGGGTGCTCTGGAATATATGGGGAAACTGTATGGAATGCCAATGGAGTTTAATAATGAATCGGGCGGAATGTTAGTAAATAATGCAATACTGCAGGAAAATAATCTTAAGATTCCTACGAGCTGGGAGGAATTGGTTGAGGAAGCAAAAACGGCTACGGTACGTGAAGGAGATATGTTTGCTATTAAGGGATTTGACTTTGCCAATTGGGATTCCGTAACTTACCTGCTTACATCCATGATTCTTTCAAAGGGCGGTCAGTATCTGGCTGAAGATGGAACAGTTAATTTTAATACACCGGAAGCTAAAGATGCATTTGAGGAATTACATAAATTAATTGTAACAGATAAGGTTGCTGATTTGGAAGGGCTTACCAGCAAAAGTGATATTGAGGGGTATCAGCAGGTATTTACCGGAACCAACTTATTTGTTCCAAGAGGACCTTGGTCGGTAGCGGATGGAATCAGTGCTTTTCATGTTGAATATGGGAAAGAATTTGATTATGTGGAGATGCCATGGTATGGAGACAATACAGCATTTGCAGCAGAAACAGGATGGTCACTGGCTGTAAGCAGTAACAGTAAACAAAAGGAGGCAGCCTTTAAATTTTTAGAGTATTTTTTCCGGGATGATGTTCTGTTACAGCATAATATCCAATGCTCTCAGATACCGCCAAAAAAATCTATAGCACAAAGCCAGGAATTTATTGAAAAAATGCCATATATGAAACCGATCGTAGGAATTCTTGGTAAGGCTCAATTTATAGGATATTTTAATACAGATGTATTTAAGGAATCTATTAATAATGCCTTTGTAGATTATTGTACAGGAATAATAGCAACAAGTGAAGAGGCATTACAGAATGCACAGGATAATATAAATGCAAGTTTGAAATAA
- a CDS encoding FMN-binding protein gives MSDKKKIVIYVITFVLLVAFACLVIYLKSVSDYKKAVKSIVFEEIDLAEVADGVYTGDCNVNFIYAKVEVTVQDGRIENISILEHRNERGESAEAVVDKIVEEQKIDVDAVSGATNSSNVLKKAVENALE, from the coding sequence ATGAGCGATAAAAAGAAGATTGTTATTTATGTTATAACGTTTGTTTTGCTTGTTGCTTTTGCTTGTCTTGTAATTTATCTGAAAAGTGTCTCGGATTACAAGAAGGCGGTCAAAAGCATTGTCTTTGAAGAGATAGATCTCGCGGAGGTCGCGGATGGAGTATATACCGGAGACTGCAATGTTAATTTTATATACGCAAAGGTAGAGGTTACCGTGCAAGATGGGAGAATTGAGAATATCAGCATATTAGAGCATAGAAATGAGCGCGGAGAATCTGCGGAAGCAGTTGTGGATAAAATAGTTGAAGAACAAAAAATAGATGTCGATGCGGTATCGGGAGCGACAAATTCGAGTAATGTTCTGAAAAAGGCCGTTGAAAATGCACTTGAGTAA
- a CDS encoding S8 family peptidase, which produces MDSQKLENLLNLALNASREEREKSLVLDVGYDPETSVWELIVKYNGDLSRLNNPIIGVEELIAGYAIITIPQSLIASLVELEEIEYVEMPKRLFFNLQQGKEASCILPVTVRDPFLTGRGTLVAIIDSGIDYERMDFRRPNGTSRILYLWDQTLQPDESRGFAPPEGFLMGVEFNNMQIDAALEQSNPEEKFRMLPSLDVTGHGTAVAAIAAGNGLSSDGRYVGVAPESELIIVKLGMARQPSFPRTTELMRALTYVVQKSVALARPMSINLSFGNTYGAHDGTSLLERFMDNVSEIGRNVICVGSGNEGAAGGHAAGVVSGETRVELAIASYERTVSVQLWKEYADIFLVTLISPGGERQIVDTRRSGTIRLTMEQTDVLIYIGEPSPYSVDQEIYFDFIPRQNYINSGVWTFLLQPVKIVTGNYYFYLPSSVILNSGTRFYSPTPEVTFTIPSTAHKVITVGAYSSIYDSYADFSGRGFLLENRLESRIASEWVKPDLVAPGVDISISDGMGGTELVTGTSFATPFVTGSASLMMEWGIVMGNDPYLYGEKVRAYLRRGARPLRGEAVYPNARVGYGALCLADSLPI; this is translated from the coding sequence ATGGATTCTCAAAAATTAGAAAATCTTTTGAATCTGGCACTGAATGCTTCCAGAGAGGAGCGGGAAAAATCTCTTGTTTTGGATGTCGGCTATGATCCGGAGACGAGTGTATGGGAACTGATCGTGAAATATAACGGCGATCTGAGTCGCCTAAACAATCCAATCATTGGCGTGGAGGAACTGATTGCCGGTTATGCGATCATTACTATACCGCAAAGTCTGATAGCCTCGTTGGTGGAGCTGGAAGAAATAGAATACGTGGAAATGCCTAAGCGTCTTTTTTTCAATCTGCAGCAGGGAAAAGAAGCTTCCTGCATATTGCCGGTTACTGTGAGAGACCCTTTTTTGACCGGTCGCGGGACACTTGTTGCAATAATAGATTCGGGTATCGACTATGAAAGAATGGATTTCAGGCGGCCGAATGGAACGAGCCGTATTTTATATTTATGGGACCAGACCCTTCAACCGGATGAAAGCAGAGGATTTGCGCCCCCGGAAGGCTTTCTGATGGGAGTGGAATTCAATAATATGCAGATAGACGCCGCTTTGGAGCAAAGCAACCCGGAGGAAAAGTTCCGTATGCTGCCAAGTCTGGACGTGACGGGACATGGAACAGCGGTGGCAGCGATTGCTGCGGGCAACGGGCTTTCGTCTGACGGAAGATATGTGGGAGTGGCACCGGAAAGCGAATTAATCATTGTAAAGCTGGGAATGGCCAGGCAGCCTTCTTTTCCGAGGACTACAGAGCTTATGCGCGCGCTGACTTATGTAGTGCAAAAGTCGGTTGCACTTGCCAGGCCGATGTCTATCAATCTGAGCTTTGGAAATACATACGGGGCGCATGACGGTACCTCCTTGCTGGAACGTTTTATGGATAATGTTTCTGAAATAGGAAGAAATGTCATCTGTGTGGGAAGCGGTAATGAGGGAGCTGCGGGAGGCCACGCGGCAGGTGTTGTATCGGGCGAGACAAGAGTAGAACTGGCGATAGCGTCCTATGAGAGGACGGTCAGCGTGCAGCTTTGGAAGGAGTACGCGGATATTTTTCTGGTAACTCTCATTTCACCGGGCGGAGAAAGACAAATCGTGGACACCAGACGATCGGGGACGATAAGGCTTACGATGGAGCAGACTGACGTCCTCATATATATAGGGGAGCCTTCTCCGTACAGCGTTGACCAAGAAATATATTTTGATTTTATTCCGCGCCAGAATTATATCAATTCGGGTGTGTGGACATTTCTGCTGCAGCCGGTCAAAATCGTGACGGGGAATTACTATTTCTATCTGCCAAGCAGCGTAATCCTTAACAGCGGAACAAGGTTTTATTCGCCTACGCCGGAGGTGACCTTCACAATACCCTCTACGGCCCATAAAGTAATTACGGTAGGTGCTTACAGCAGTATCTACGATTCATACGCGGACTTTTCCGGCAGAGGATTTCTTCTGGAAAACCGGCTGGAGAGCAGAATCGCCAGCGAATGGGTAAAGCCGGATCTCGTAGCTCCCGGCGTGGATATATCGATCAGCGATGGGATGGGCGGGACGGAATTGGTGACCGGGACTTCCTTTGCCACACCTTTTGTGACCGGATCGGCATCGCTCATGATGGAATGGGGAATTGTGATGGGCAATGATCCTTATCTTTACGGGGAGAAGGTGCGGGCTTATTTGAGAAGGGGAGCCAGGCCGCTGCGGGGAGAGGCGGTTTATCCTAATGCCAGAGTGGGGTATGGGGCGCTTTGTCTGGCGGATAGTCTGCCGATTTGA
- a CDS encoding LacI family DNA-binding transcriptional regulator: MSNIRDVAKEAGVSISTASRILSNDENFRTTEQTKQKVLEAVKKLDYQFHPRKKNVPKLTIGCILPLTSEKYSDPFFTSILLSAETELNQHQPTEFILRNFNDLNHSSVLQDFCNTPLDGLLIMEEITKDLMAHLSRPFPNIVTIDQIESTFNSVGFDHYAANMQIMKHLLNNGYRKIAYIGGSAPGLSFYDSLRMVAYREALRVFNISYDDSIIKDCEWNLTLCAKYAEDLLLSENRPDVIFAGSDTLATVILGVIYQLGMKCPDDIGVIGFNNLDTSVHTIPPLTTVDVPTKAIGKLAAKRLLDLINNRDSLVINVSLPTSLIVRDSTRSSLPTGISLL; this comes from the coding sequence ATGTCAAATATACGCGATGTTGCCAAAGAAGCTGGTGTTTCCATTTCTACGGCATCAAGAATACTTTCAAACGATGAAAATTTCAGGACAACCGAACAAACAAAACAAAAAGTACTGGAAGCTGTCAAAAAACTAGATTATCAATTTCATCCACGTAAAAAGAATGTACCAAAACTAACAATCGGCTGTATTCTGCCGCTTACATCCGAAAAGTATTCGGATCCTTTTTTTACATCTATTTTATTATCTGCCGAAACGGAATTGAATCAGCATCAACCTACTGAATTTATTCTTAGAAACTTTAATGATTTGAATCATTCATCAGTACTGCAGGATTTTTGCAACACTCCCCTTGATGGATTATTGATTATGGAGGAGATTACAAAAGATTTAATGGCGCATTTATCCCGGCCGTTTCCAAATATCGTAACCATTGATCAGATAGAATCAACCTTTAATTCCGTAGGATTTGATCATTATGCCGCAAATATGCAGATCATGAAACATCTTCTGAATAACGGATATCGGAAAATTGCTTATATTGGCGGTTCCGCTCCCGGTTTATCATTTTATGATTCTCTGCGAATGGTAGCGTATCGGGAAGCTTTAAGAGTATTTAATATTTCTTACGATGATAGTATTATCAAAGATTGTGAATGGAATCTGACGCTTTGCGCTAAATATGCGGAAGATCTGCTTCTTTCTGAGAATCGGCCTGATGTCATTTTTGCCGGGAGTGATACTCTCGCAACTGTTATATTAGGTGTAATTTATCAGTTGGGCATGAAATGTCCCGATGATATTGGAGTCATTGGCTTTAATAATCTGGATACCAGTGTTCATACGATTCCTCCACTGACTACTGTTGACGTTCCGACAAAAGCAATCGGAAAACTTGCGGCAAAACGTCTTTTAGATTTAATTAATAACCGTGATTCTTTGGTAATTAATGTATCCCTGCCTACCTCATTAATTGTTCGGGATTCGACCAGATCGTCGCTCCCTACCGGTATATCATTACTATAA
- a CDS encoding TetR/AcrR family transcriptional regulator, with protein sequence MGRRKKEPKSVHRENIACAAQALFIKNGIEATSMDDIAKAAGYSKATLYVYFENKEEIVGLLVLESMKKLYAYIAVALEGQETTRARYDHICRGIAQYQAEYPFYFKMALDKINVDFDSGSYLPEEQETYRVGEEINEKIRQFLCDGIVRGEIRAGIKVLPTIFVFWGMLAGLVQTAANKECYIEKEMKLSKEEFLEYGFDTLYYSITTMEEMYER encoded by the coding sequence ATGGGACGAAGAAAAAAAGAACCGAAGAGTGTACACCGTGAAAATATTGCTTGTGCGGCTCAAGCCCTCTTTATAAAAAATGGTATAGAAGCGACGTCTATGGATGATATAGCGAAGGCGGCGGGATATAGCAAGGCTACTTTGTATGTGTATTTTGAAAATAAGGAGGAGATCGTCGGATTACTGGTGTTGGAGAGCATGAAGAAGCTGTATGCTTATATTGCCGTCGCTTTGGAAGGACAGGAAACGACACGGGCCAGGTATGATCATATATGCCGCGGAATAGCGCAATATCAAGCGGAATATCCTTTTTATTTTAAAATGGCACTGGATAAGATTAACGTTGATTTTGACAGTGGAAGTTATTTGCCGGAGGAGCAGGAAACATATCGTGTCGGAGAGGAAATAAACGAGAAGATACGTCAGTTTTTGTGCGATGGGATTGTGAGGGGAGAAATACGTGCCGGAATAAAGGTTTTGCCTACAATCTTTGTATTCTGGGGGATGCTGGCCGGTCTCGTTCAGACGGCGGCAAACAAGGAATGCTATATTGAAAAAGAAATGAAGCTGTCCAAAGAAGAGTTTCTGGAATATGGTTTTGACACACTTTACTATTCTATTACGACTATGGAGGAAATGTATGAGCGATAA
- a CDS encoding sugar ABC transporter permease — protein sequence MKNNKIVLIVLIPVFLQVGIFIILPIVGGFIISFMDYNPLREDNTFIMFDNYRILFSDAAFLQALTNTLLFVLITVTANMILSLTLAQLITTFRSNKTRSFFRMVFFLPCIAPMVATSVVWARSIYSVRNGLLNIFFNLFGSLGANWLGDPHTILGSIIIFTLWADIGYNIILFSAGLDGIPAEFYEACKIDGANSFQRFFRITLPLLGRTFAFVIIMTLISHFNMFAQFSEMVAKSSPQNAGLVLTSYIYKTAFEYKNLGYASAISMALFAIIMIITLVQQRLNRVDWEY from the coding sequence ATGAAAAATAATAAAATTGTATTAATCGTACTAATTCCCGTATTTCTTCAAGTGGGTATTTTCATAATTTTACCCATTGTGGGCGGCTTTATCATATCTTTTATGGATTACAATCCATTGCGTGAAGATAATACATTTATTATGTTTGATAATTACCGGATATTATTTTCTGACGCCGCGTTCCTTCAGGCACTTACGAATACATTGCTATTTGTATTGATTACCGTAACGGCTAATATGATTCTTTCGCTGACACTGGCACAGTTAATTACTACTTTCCGTTCAAATAAGACAAGAAGCTTTTTTAGAATGGTCTTTTTCTTGCCTTGTATTGCTCCAATGGTTGCTACGAGCGTGGTCTGGGCCAGAAGTATTTATTCTGTCAGAAATGGCTTGCTAAATATATTTTTTAATTTATTTGGAAGTTTAGGTGCAAACTGGCTGGGAGATCCTCATACAATATTAGGTTCTATTATAATCTTCACGTTATGGGCGGATATCGGATATAATATAATCCTCTTTTCGGCCGGTTTGGATGGGATACCTGCTGAATTTTATGAAGCATGTAAGATTGACGGAGCAAATTCATTTCAAAGATTTTTCCGGATTACACTTCCATTGTTGGGAAGGACATTTGCCTTTGTTATTATTATGACTTTAATTTCTCATTTTAATATGTTTGCACAGTTTTCGGAAATGGTTGCGAAATCCTCACCTCAAAATGCGGGGCTTGTACTTACAAGTTATATCTATAAAACAGCATTTGAATACAAGAATCTGGGGTATGCTTCTGCAATATCTATGGCACTTTTCGCAATCATTATGATAATCACACTTGTGCAGCAACGATTAAACAGAGTAGATTGGGAGTATTGA
- a CDS encoding SIS domain-containing protein, with product MIFGYEKKELEKLNALCTASEIMQQPELWSETYRLIVQNETNIRSFLKKHVTKDAKVIFTGAGSSDYIGDTIVNYLSHKMNVRMEAIATTDIVSNPEEYVEADTKTVLVSFARSGNSPESVGAYNSFQDHVKDIVQVIITCNKEGELAKQAEMEKDNFVFLLPDKTNDKGFAMTSSLSCMMLAALLFFDIDHLKENKKYIDIIIEQGKEILENQWQEIKNLSTYPVQRLVYLGAGCFHGLIQELALKNMELTNGRIATIQESILGFRHGPKTFMDDKTNIIVLMSQNDYTNLYCKDLIREIHHDNGNHRLTVFSYKDERSLINTCDTYITVAGKQIPDNYACFNYLLYGQLLGFFNSLELGITPDNPSPDGTVNRVVKGVTIHNYV from the coding sequence ATGATATTCGGATATGAAAAGAAAGAATTAGAGAAGTTAAATGCATTATGTACAGCAAGTGAAATTATGCAGCAGCCTGAATTATGGAGTGAGACATACCGGTTGATTGTACAAAATGAAACAAATATCAGGAGTTTTCTAAAAAAGCATGTAACAAAAGATGCAAAAGTTATTTTTACTGGTGCAGGATCTTCAGATTATATCGGAGATACGATTGTAAATTACCTATCCCATAAAATGAATGTACGTATGGAAGCAATAGCGACTACGGATATTGTGTCTAATCCTGAAGAATATGTGGAAGCGGATACAAAGACTGTTTTGGTATCTTTTGCACGTTCAGGAAACAGCCCTGAAAGCGTGGGGGCGTATAACTCGTTTCAGGATCATGTAAAAGACATTGTGCAGGTGATTATCACATGCAATAAAGAAGGCGAACTTGCAAAACAGGCAGAAATGGAAAAAGACAATTTTGTTTTTCTTCTTCCGGATAAAACGAATGACAAAGGATTTGCCATGACCAGTTCCTTATCATGTATGATGCTTGCAGCACTTCTGTTTTTTGACATTGATCATCTCAAAGAAAATAAAAAATATATCGATATCATAATAGAGCAAGGAAAAGAAATATTGGAGAATCAATGGCAGGAAATAAAAAATCTTAGTACATATCCTGTGCAAAGATTAGTATATCTGGGAGCAGGTTGCTTCCATGGATTGATTCAGGAACTAGCATTAAAAAATATGGAATTAACAAACGGAAGAATAGCTACAATACAGGAATCTATTCTGGGATTTCGCCATGGACCTAAAACATTTATGGATGATAAGACTAATATTATAGTGTTGATGTCACAAAATGATTACACGAATCTTTATTGTAAAGATTTGATTCGGGAAATTCACCATGATAACGGAAATCACAGGCTTACGGTTTTTTCTTATAAAGATGAAAGGTCGTTAATAAATACATGTGATACCTATATTACGGTAGCGGGAAAACAAATACCGGATAATTATGCATGCTTTAACTATTTGCTATATGGACAACTATTAGGATTTTTTAATTCGCTTGAATTGGGAATTACACCGGATAATCCGAGCCCGGACGGCACTGTTAACCGCGTTGTTAAAGGTGTGACCATACATAATTATGTATAG
- a CDS encoding N-acetylglucosamine kinase, translating into MTYYIGIDGGGTKTIFCLLNEEGTVLTAYKDGSASYKQIGMDGVVALLEKGIFQLLKEADVSQNENIWTCFGMPTYGESRANDELMESLIKRRLEKYHIKLVNDCEVAWAGSLLLEPGINLVAGTGTIGFGKNIQGDFLSAGGWSEYFSDEGSGRWLGVKCLELFSKQADERLKKGPLYEIVKEYFSLTEDKEIIDLFEKDYQPYRSKIAFLQKLLLEAAKQGDQSAIQAYDDAAKELAMIIRTLYIRLQFHEKCPVSFSGGIFKTGELVVTPLKKYLSDLNITIVESQGSPWVGAGLLAKYYADKKEPCSAFIRKVIETNFDIL; encoded by the coding sequence ATGACATATTATATAGGAATAGATGGCGGGGGAACGAAAACCATTTTTTGTTTATTAAATGAGGAGGGGACGGTTCTTACTGCATATAAAGACGGAAGCGCTTCCTATAAACAAATTGGAATGGATGGAGTTGTTGCTCTTTTAGAAAAAGGTATTTTTCAGTTATTAAAGGAAGCTGATGTCTCACAAAATGAAAATATCTGGACATGCTTTGGGATGCCGACATACGGAGAATCGCGGGCAAATGATGAACTAATGGAATCACTCATTAAAAGAAGGCTGGAAAAATATCATATAAAATTGGTTAATGACTGTGAAGTGGCATGGGCAGGCTCCTTGTTATTGGAGCCTGGAATTAATCTGGTTGCCGGAACAGGAACAATAGGATTTGGTAAAAACATACAAGGCGATTTTTTGAGCGCCGGCGGATGGAGTGAATATTTTTCCGATGAAGGTTCCGGCAGGTGGCTGGGTGTCAAATGCCTGGAATTATTCTCTAAGCAGGCCGACGAACGTCTGAAGAAGGGACCGCTATATGAAATAGTAAAAGAATATTTCAGTCTCACGGAGGATAAGGAAATAATAGATTTGTTTGAGAAAGATTATCAGCCCTATCGGAGCAAAATCGCTTTCTTGCAGAAACTATTGTTGGAAGCAGCTAAGCAGGGCGACCAATCGGCGATTCAGGCATATGATGATGCAGCAAAAGAATTGGCAATGATAATAAGAACTCTTTATATTCGATTGCAATTTCATGAAAAATGCCCTGTTTCTTTTTCGGGAGGAATCTTTAAAACAGGAGAACTTGTTGTGACTCCATTAAAGAAATATTTATCTGATCTCAATATTACGATAGTAGAATCTCAGGGAAGTCCCTGGGTTGGTGCCGGATTATTGGCTAAATACTATGCAGATAAGAAAGAACCATGCAGTGCATTTATCAGAAAAGTGATAGAAACGAATTTTGATATTTTATAG
- a CDS encoding carbohydrate ABC transporter permease, giving the protein MKKITNKQIGKVLILLGLSIVTVIFLIPYFWMLSNSFKGTKELLMNPKHILPAEFTVMGYETVLFNSPFFIWLRNSLVVTITDVIVIVFTSALVGYIFSKFNFKGKNILFMILLATMMVPEQTTMIPKFLLMNQLKLYNSILSLIIPTFINAFGIYLCKQFCDELPKELIESAKIDGAGDMKIFFRMILPQIKPALGALSIFTFLERWNDYLNPLILLNSVEKMTLPLALSYFSSQHMADLSATMAASALIMIPSSIVFIIFQKQFIKGISMTGMK; this is encoded by the coding sequence ATGAAGAAGATAACGAATAAACAAATTGGCAAAGTGCTCATATTGCTAGGCTTATCTATTGTAACTGTAATTTTTTTAATTCCCTATTTTTGGATGCTCAGTAATTCCTTTAAAGGTACAAAAGAATTATTAATGAATCCAAAGCACATACTTCCGGCTGAATTTACAGTAATGGGATACGAAACAGTTTTATTTAATTCCCCGTTTTTTATTTGGCTTAGGAATTCGTTGGTTGTTACAATAACGGATGTGATTGTAATTGTTTTTACAAGTGCATTGGTAGGATATATTTTCTCTAAATTCAATTTTAAAGGTAAGAATATTTTATTTATGATTCTTCTTGCGACAATGATGGTTCCGGAACAGACGACCATGATACCTAAGTTTTTATTGATGAATCAGCTGAAATTATATAATTCCATTTTATCATTGATTATTCCTACTTTCATAAATGCTTTTGGAATTTATTTATGTAAACAATTTTGTGATGAATTGCCAAAGGAATTAATTGAAAGCGCTAAAATTGACGGAGCCGGCGATATGAAAATATTTTTTCGTATGATATTGCCCCAGATCAAGCCTGCATTGGGTGCATTATCGATTTTTACATTTCTTGAAAGATGGAATGACTATTTAAATCCGTTGATTTTATTAAATAGTGTAGAAAAGATGACATTACCACTTGCTTTGTCTTATTTTTCATCCCAGCACATGGCAGATCTGTCGGCTACGATGGCAGCATCAGCATTGATTATGATTCCGTCCTCTATTGTATTTATTATATTCCAGAAACAATTCATTAAAGGAATATCGATGACAGGAATGAAGTAA